A window of Actinomadura rubteroloni contains these coding sequences:
- a CDS encoding LacI family DNA-binding transcriptional regulator, translating into MADKRKRATIREVAQATGLSPAAVSYALRGIQTSEETQERVRAAAEELGYEAHPIARALASGRTGMVGLLCGSLEDYWQQSLATGIGRALLARDRYALIVDAGGDPDRERALARRLRDQRVDGLIVQPLDPAAGLWAELADAVPVVSIGDSLRGGRAQGEVVFDNRRGVTLALEHLRDLGHGHIGVLTPTRASTPDRPADVHVHAEALRLGLRVEVEVAPQALDGATAAAHALLDRPDRPTAVFCFSDVIAYGVYAATRALGLAVPDDLAVCGYDAHPMSALLTPPLTTVDWDIDGIVQAAVGLVVEVIEGTPATRRVVREPSLRARASTGR; encoded by the coding sequence GTGGCGGACAAGCGGAAGCGGGCGACGATCCGGGAGGTGGCGCAGGCGACGGGCCTCTCCCCGGCGGCCGTGTCGTACGCGCTGCGCGGCATCCAGACCTCCGAGGAGACCCAGGAGCGCGTCCGCGCGGCGGCCGAGGAACTCGGCTACGAGGCGCACCCGATCGCCCGCGCGCTCGCCAGCGGGCGCACCGGCATGGTCGGGCTGCTGTGCGGCTCGTTAGAGGACTACTGGCAGCAGTCGCTCGCCACCGGCATCGGCCGCGCGCTGCTCGCCCGCGACCGCTACGCGCTGATCGTCGACGCGGGCGGCGACCCCGACCGCGAGCGGGCGCTGGCCCGGCGGCTGCGCGACCAGCGGGTGGACGGCCTCATCGTCCAACCCCTCGACCCGGCCGCGGGCCTGTGGGCCGAACTGGCCGACGCGGTGCCCGTCGTCTCCATCGGCGACTCCCTGCGCGGCGGACGGGCGCAGGGCGAGGTCGTGTTCGACAACCGGCGCGGCGTCACGCTCGCGCTGGAGCACCTGCGCGACCTCGGCCACGGGCACATCGGCGTCCTCACCCCGACGCGGGCGAGCACGCCGGACCGTCCGGCCGACGTCCACGTCCACGCCGAGGCGCTGCGGCTCGGCCTGCGGGTCGAGGTGGAGGTCGCCCCGCAGGCGCTGGACGGCGCGACGGCCGCCGCGCACGCCCTGCTGGACCGTCCGGACCGGCCGACCGCCGTGTTCTGCTTCTCCGACGTGATCGCCTACGGCGTGTACGCCGCCACGCGCGCCCTCGGCCTCGCCGTGCCGGACGACCTCGCGGTCTGTGGCTACGACGCGCACCCGATGTCGGCGCTGCTGACGCCGCCGCTCACCACGGTCGACTGGGACATCGACGGGATCGTCCAGGCGGCCGTCGGGCTCGTCGTCGAGGTGATCGAGGGCACGCCCGCGACGCGCCGGGTCGTCCGGGAGCCGTCGCTGCGCGCCCGCGCGTCGACCGGCCGCTGA
- a CDS encoding amidohydrolase family protein, translating into MSGTRDADGPQAVDVHQHLWSPAFLAALRARSTPPYLKEWTLYLDGEPPFTVHPGDHDVAARAELARADGLGRALISLSTPLGIEALPPGEARPLLDAYHEGAAALPAPFGAWAAANVRTVDADATAEALDQGFVGLQLPATALGSPDGLARCAPLLDLLEDRDLPLFVHPGPAAPAGDVPGWWPALVPYVQQMHASWYAFRAFGRPRHPRLRVCFAMLAGLAPLHGERLTARGGGRGAVDPDAFLETSSYGPKAADATVRALGVDVVVHGTDRPYAGPRDLALGEAAQHGFRVSNPHRLLTGEERTHAA; encoded by the coding sequence ATGTCCGGAACCCGGGATGCGGACGGCCCGCAGGCCGTCGACGTCCACCAGCACCTCTGGAGCCCCGCGTTCCTCGCCGCCCTCCGCGCCCGCTCCACTCCGCCTTACCTCAAGGAGTGGACTCTCTATCTCGACGGTGAGCCGCCCTTCACTGTTCACCCCGGGGACCACGACGTCGCGGCCCGCGCCGAGCTGGCCCGCGCCGACGGCCTCGGCCGCGCGCTCATCTCGCTGTCCACCCCGCTCGGCATCGAGGCGCTGCCGCCCGGCGAGGCCCGTCCGCTGCTGGACGCCTACCACGAGGGCGCCGCCGCGCTGCCCGCGCCGTTCGGCGCCTGGGCCGCCGCGAACGTCCGCACCGTCGACGCCGACGCGACCGCCGAAGCCCTCGACCAGGGCTTCGTAGGCCTCCAGCTCCCCGCCACCGCGCTCGGGAGCCCGGACGGCCTCGCCCGCTGCGCGCCCCTGCTCGACCTGCTCGAAGACCGGGACCTGCCGCTGTTCGTCCACCCCGGGCCCGCCGCGCCCGCCGGGGACGTGCCCGGCTGGTGGCCCGCGCTCGTCCCGTACGTCCAGCAGATGCACGCGTCCTGGTACGCGTTCCGCGCGTTCGGCCGCCCCCGCCACCCCCGCCTGCGCGTCTGCTTCGCCATGCTCGCCGGGCTCGCCCCGCTGCACGGCGAGCGGCTGACCGCGCGCGGCGGCGGACGCGGCGCGGTCGACCCCGACGCGTTCCTGGAGACCTCGTCCTACGGCCCGAAGGCGGCCGACGCGACCGTCCGCGCGCTCGGCGTGGACGTCGTCGTGCACGGCACCGACCGGCCCTACGCGGGACCCCGCGACCTCGCGCTCGGCGAGGCCGCACAGCACGGGTTCCGCGTGTCCAATCCGCACCGCCTGCTCACCGGAGAGGAGCGAACCCATGCCGCGTGA
- a CDS encoding SGNH/GDSL hydrolase family protein: MRSRRARRAAAFAALCAALPLTGCSAFSTDVRGGAEPAAVSPAPAAAAPVVMFFGDSYTVGKKGTLPENTYAAATARLLGWQVVLAGRAGTGFVSTGTGTVAFRPLFESQLGWRPAPDLLIISGGHNDARFPPQKVAAAARDLLDLAARRWPGTRRLLIGPLWGNGSPPPDALAVRDALALTAEQSKIPFVDPISEGWITGDHGDGTGNAPRYILPDGTHPTVAGGRYVAARLVQDLRRLGLTHPVRGR; the protein is encoded by the coding sequence ATGCGTTCTCGCCGCGCGCGCCGTGCCGCCGCGTTCGCCGCCCTGTGCGCGGCCCTCCCGCTGACCGGCTGCTCGGCGTTCAGCACCGACGTGCGCGGCGGCGCCGAGCCGGCCGCGGTCAGCCCGGCCCCGGCGGCCGCGGCCCCGGTGGTGATGTTCTTCGGCGACTCCTACACGGTCGGGAAGAAGGGGACGCTCCCGGAGAACACCTACGCGGCGGCGACCGCGCGGCTGCTCGGCTGGCAGGTCGTGCTGGCCGGACGCGCCGGGACGGGCTTCGTCTCGACCGGCACCGGCACGGTCGCGTTCCGGCCGCTGTTCGAGAGCCAGCTCGGCTGGCGGCCCGCGCCGGACCTGCTGATCATCTCCGGCGGGCACAACGACGCCAGGTTCCCGCCGCAGAAGGTCGCGGCGGCGGCCCGCGACCTGCTCGACCTCGCCGCGCGGCGCTGGCCGGGGACGCGGCGGCTGCTCATCGGCCCGCTGTGGGGCAACGGGTCGCCGCCGCCGGACGCGCTGGCCGTCCGGGACGCCCTGGCGCTCACCGCCGAACAATCGAAGATCCCGTTCGTGGACCCCATCTCCGAGGGCTGGATCACCGGCGACCACGGCGACGGGACGGGCAACGCGCCGCGCTACATCCTGCCCGACGGCACGCACCCGACCGTGGCGGGCGGCCGGTACGTGGCCGCCCGCCTCGTCCAGGACCTGCGCCGGCTGGGGCTCACCCACCCGGTGCGGGGCCGCTGA
- a CDS encoding cysteine dioxygenase codes for MPRDLLDHAVPAIGGGSCLDGLPARVLDRDELRELVDRLADEPGVWRQHVAFSDDERHYASLYRDEFVDVWLLCWTPENDTGWHDHDVSSGAVRVVQGALEENNPRIGGDHLTTRVGEGTSFGFGPDHIHRLVGAANASVSIHAYSPPLWRLGQYSVSPSGVMRRVSVSYADELRPLDDPANDPEPAG; via the coding sequence ATGCCGCGTGACCTGCTCGACCACGCCGTTCCAGCGATCGGTGGCGGTTCGTGTCTGGACGGCCTGCCCGCGCGCGTCCTGGACCGGGACGAGCTGCGGGAGCTGGTGGACCGCCTGGCCGACGAGCCGGGCGTCTGGCGCCAGCACGTCGCGTTCTCCGACGACGAGCGCCACTACGCGTCGCTGTACCGGGACGAGTTCGTGGACGTCTGGCTCCTGTGCTGGACGCCCGAGAACGACACCGGCTGGCACGACCACGACGTCTCGTCCGGGGCCGTCCGCGTCGTGCAGGGCGCGCTGGAGGAGAACAACCCGCGCATCGGCGGCGACCACCTGACGACTCGCGTCGGCGAGGGGACGTCGTTCGGCTTCGGCCCGGACCACATCCACCGGCTCGTCGGCGCGGCGAACGCGAGCGTGTCCATCCACGCCTACTCGCCGCCGCTGTGGCGCCTCGGCCAGTACTCGGTGAGCCCGTCGGGCGTGATGCGGCGCGTGTCGGTCAGCTACGCCGACGAACTGCGCCCCCTGGACGACCCTGCGAACGACCCGGAGCCCGCCGGGTGA
- the egtA gene encoding ergothioneine biosynthesis glutamate--cysteine ligase EgtA yields the protein MSRLTVDGVYQYICGVCFKKGPPGTVGAETEWLVRAVDDPAARVDAAGVRALIAAAGTPPGGSAVTYEPGGQVELSSAPFPSLGDLHAALSSDVTFLRETLAPAGLALAGYGVDPVRGPVFQAEHPRYHCMRDYFVAGGFEDAGLAMMCTTASVQVCVDIGADAADAARRWRLAHALGPVLVAAFANSPVRGGRRTGLRSTRQSVWNALDPSRTLPVLRDGEEPEESWTRYALDARVMVVHTDAGDWVADPGMTFGEWLAKGEPTLDDLVYHLSTLFPPVRPRGWLELRMIDALPVRYWPVPVAVATALLDDPVASAVAEAAVEPVRDRWEEAARDALGDAPLAAAARACLAAALDALPRLGADALRPLVAEYAERYVDRGRCPADDALGALNPREAVS from the coding sequence ATGAGCCGACTGACGGTGGACGGTGTCTACCAGTACATATGCGGTGTTTGTTTCAAGAAGGGGCCGCCCGGGACGGTCGGCGCGGAGACCGAATGGCTCGTCCGCGCCGTGGACGACCCGGCGGCCCGCGTGGACGCGGCCGGGGTCCGCGCGCTGATCGCGGCGGCGGGCACCCCGCCGGGCGGCAGCGCGGTCACCTACGAGCCGGGCGGGCAGGTGGAACTGAGTTCCGCCCCGTTCCCGAGCCTCGGCGACCTGCACGCGGCGCTGTCGAGCGACGTGACGTTCCTGCGCGAGACCCTGGCCCCCGCCGGGCTCGCGCTCGCCGGGTACGGGGTCGATCCGGTGCGCGGCCCGGTGTTCCAGGCCGAGCATCCCCGTTATCACTGCATGCGCGATTATTTCGTCGCGGGCGGGTTCGAGGACGCGGGCCTCGCGATGATGTGCACGACCGCGTCCGTCCAGGTGTGCGTCGACATCGGCGCGGACGCCGCCGACGCGGCCCGGCGCTGGCGGCTCGCGCACGCGCTCGGCCCGGTCCTGGTCGCCGCGTTCGCCAACTCCCCGGTCCGCGGGGGGCGCCGGACGGGCCTGCGGTCCACCCGGCAGAGCGTCTGGAACGCTCTGGACCCGAGCCGGACCCTGCCCGTCCTGCGCGACGGCGAGGAGCCCGAGGAGTCCTGGACCCGCTACGCGCTGGACGCCCGCGTCATGGTCGTCCACACCGACGCGGGCGACTGGGTCGCCGACCCCGGCATGACGTTCGGCGAGTGGCTGGCCAAGGGCGAGCCGACGCTGGACGACCTCGTCTACCACCTGTCCACGCTGTTCCCGCCCGTCCGGCCGCGCGGCTGGCTGGAGCTGCGGATGATCGACGCGCTGCCGGTGCGGTACTGGCCCGTCCCGGTGGCGGTCGCGACCGCGCTGCTGGACGACCCGGTCGCGTCGGCGGTCGCCGAGGCCGCCGTCGAGCCCGTCCGGGACCGGTGGGAGGAGGCCGCCAGGGACGCGCTCGGCGACGCCCCGCTGGCCGCCGCCGCCCGCGCCTGCCTGGCCGCCGCGCTGGACGCCCTGCCCCGCCTCGGCGCGGACGCGCTGCGCCCGCTCGTCGCCGAATACGCCGAGCGCTACGTCGACCGGGGCCGCTGTCCCGCCGATGACGCGCTCGGCGCCCTGAACCCCCGGGAGGCCGTGTCGTGA
- the egtD gene encoding L-histidine N(alpha)-methyltransferase: MDRFLTDDDLAAALRRDVRAGLTADPKTLPPKWFYDERGSALFEKITELPEYYPTRREREILTARAADIAAATGAATLLELGAGSGEKTRILLDALAPALRTYVPVDVSGDFLADAAGKIAADHPALTVRPVVADYERHLTLLPTGDRRLIAFLGGTLGNMPSDARISFLGGLRATMGPDDALLLGTDLVKDADRLVAAYDDAAGVTAEFNRNVLRVIDRELGADFDPDAFDHVAKWNAGEEQIEMWLRSRRDQDVRIPALDLAVRFARGEEMRTEISAKFRRERLAAELAAAGLALAEFWTDAAGDFSLSLSRPA; the protein is encoded by the coding sequence GTGGACCGCTTCCTGACCGACGACGACCTCGCCGCCGCGTTGCGCCGCGACGTCCGGGCCGGCCTCACCGCCGACCCGAAGACGCTGCCGCCCAAGTGGTTCTACGACGAGCGCGGCAGCGCGCTGTTCGAGAAGATCACCGAGCTGCCCGAGTACTACCCGACGCGCCGCGAGCGCGAGATCCTGACCGCCCGCGCCGCCGACATCGCCGCCGCGACGGGCGCGGCGACGCTGCTGGAGCTGGGCGCGGGCTCGGGGGAGAAGACCCGGATCCTGCTGGACGCGCTGGCCCCGGCGCTGCGCACGTACGTCCCGGTGGACGTCAGCGGGGACTTCCTCGCCGACGCGGCCGGGAAGATCGCCGCCGACCATCCGGCGCTGACCGTCCGGCCCGTCGTCGCCGACTACGAACGGCACCTGACGCTGCTGCCGACGGGCGACCGGCGGCTCATCGCCTTCCTCGGCGGGACGCTCGGGAACATGCCGTCCGACGCGCGGATCTCCTTCCTCGGCGGCCTGCGCGCCACGATGGGTCCAGATGACGCGCTGCTGCTCGGCACCGACCTGGTCAAGGACGCCGACCGGCTCGTCGCCGCCTACGACGACGCGGCCGGGGTCACCGCCGAGTTCAACCGCAACGTCCTGCGGGTCATCGACCGGGAACTCGGGGCCGACTTCGACCCGGACGCGTTCGACCACGTCGCGAAGTGGAACGCCGGGGAGGAGCAGATCGAGATGTGGCTGCGCTCGCGGCGGGACCAGGACGTCCGGATCCCGGCGCTCGACCTCGCCGTCCGGTTCGCGCGCGGCGAGGAGATGCGCACCGAGATCTCGGCGAAGTTCCGCCGGGAGCGGCTGGCCGCCGAGCTGGCGGCCGCGGGCCTCGCGCTCGCCGAGTTCTGGACGGACGCGGCGGGCGACTTCTCGCTCAGCCTCTCCCGTCCGGCCTGA
- the egtC gene encoding ergothioneine biosynthesis protein EgtC, translated as MCRHLAYVGPPRTLRSLVHDGDHSLEHQSYAPRMNVGNVLNADGFGVGWYGDGPTPSRFRRRDPLWTDVSFREIAGSVATGCAVAAVRSATVGFPVDESCAQPFRAGTRLFSHNGIVQGFADVEGKLRELAAGGPAEPDARAPVDSALLFALAARYWADGADLGTGLAEVVRTVTGLTGGRYNLLAADGTALAATTCGDSLFVRETPGAVEIASEPTDGAPGWRPVPDRALVRATASGAETTPLEGDTWTAS; from the coding sequence ATGTGCCGCCACCTCGCCTACGTCGGCCCGCCCCGCACGCTGCGGTCCCTGGTGCACGACGGCGACCACTCGCTGGAGCACCAGTCGTACGCGCCCCGGATGAACGTCGGCAACGTGCTCAACGCGGACGGGTTCGGCGTCGGCTGGTACGGCGACGGGCCTACTCCGTCGCGGTTCCGGCGGCGCGACCCGCTGTGGACGGACGTCTCGTTCCGGGAGATCGCCGGTTCGGTCGCGACGGGCTGCGCGGTCGCGGCCGTCCGCTCGGCGACCGTCGGGTTCCCGGTGGACGAGAGCTGCGCCCAGCCGTTCCGGGCCGGGACGCGGCTGTTCAGCCACAACGGGATCGTCCAGGGCTTCGCCGACGTCGAGGGCAAGCTCCGCGAACTCGCCGCGGGCGGCCCCGCCGAGCCCGACGCCCGCGCGCCCGTCGACTCCGCCCTGCTGTTCGCCCTCGCCGCGCGCTACTGGGCGGACGGCGCCGACCTCGGGACCGGGCTCGCCGAGGTCGTCCGGACCGTCACCGGCCTCACCGGCGGCCGGTACAACCTGCTCGCCGCCGACGGCACCGCGCTCGCCGCGACGACCTGTGGCGACTCGCTGTTCGTCCGGGAGACGCCGGGCGCCGTCGAGATCGCCTCCGAGCCGACCGACGGCGCCCCCGGCTGGCGCCCCGTCCCCGACCGCGCGCTCGTGCGCGCGACCGCCTCGGGCGCCGAGACCACCCCACTCGAAGGAGACACGTGGACCGCTTCCTGA
- the egtB gene encoding ergothioneine biosynthesis protein EgtB yields MTDDHALKERIAAELGAVRDRSLGLTTEVLDDAALTAQVSPLMSPLVWDLAHVGNYEELWLLRAAAGADALRPEIDGLYDAFEHPRAERPSLPLLPPREARAYIETVRARVLDTLESARFDTPDPLTAGGFVYGMVVQHEHQHDETMLATHQLRAEGAALLEDAVPAAPCAPAPANEVLIPAGPFTMGVSDDPWAYDNERPGHIVDLPAYHLDVEPVSNAAYQAFIDDGGYDDPRWWDPRGWEWRHSSGKRAPAFWTREDGAWTRRRFGRVEPVPADEPVQHVCWYEADAYARWAGRRLPTEAEWEKAAAWDPEAARSRRYPWGDAYEEGRANLGQRALRPSRAGAYAEGASAYGARRMVGDVWEWTSSDFHGYPGFRTFPYKEYSEVFFGPEYKVLRGGSWATHPVAVRTTFRNWDYPIRRQIFTGFRTARDAR; encoded by the coding sequence GTGACCGACGACCACGCCCTGAAAGAGCGCATCGCCGCGGAACTGGGCGCCGTGCGCGACCGCAGCCTCGGCTTGACCACCGAGGTGCTGGACGACGCCGCGCTCACCGCGCAGGTGTCGCCGCTGATGTCCCCGCTCGTCTGGGACCTCGCGCACGTCGGCAACTACGAGGAGCTGTGGCTGCTGCGCGCGGCGGCGGGCGCGGACGCGCTGCGCCCCGAGATCGACGGCCTGTACGACGCGTTCGAGCACCCGCGCGCCGAGCGTCCTTCGCTGCCGCTGCTGCCGCCGCGCGAGGCCCGCGCGTACATCGAGACCGTCCGCGCGCGGGTGCTGGACACGCTGGAGAGCGCCCGGTTCGACACCCCCGACCCGCTGACGGCGGGCGGGTTCGTCTACGGGATGGTCGTGCAGCACGAGCACCAGCACGACGAGACGATGCTCGCCACCCACCAGCTCCGGGCCGAGGGCGCGGCGCTGCTGGAGGACGCCGTCCCGGCGGCGCCCTGCGCGCCGGCCCCGGCCAACGAGGTCCTGATCCCCGCCGGGCCGTTCACGATGGGCGTCTCGGACGATCCGTGGGCCTACGACAACGAACGTCCCGGCCACATCGTGGACCTCCCCGCTTACCACCTAGACGTCGAACCCGTCAGCAACGCCGCCTACCAGGCGTTCATCGACGACGGCGGCTACGACGACCCGCGCTGGTGGGACCCGCGCGGCTGGGAGTGGCGGCACTCGTCCGGCAAGCGGGCGCCCGCGTTCTGGACGCGCGAGGACGGCGCCTGGACGCGCCGCCGGTTCGGCCGCGTCGAGCCCGTCCCGGCGGACGAGCCCGTCCAGCACGTCTGCTGGTACGAGGCGGACGCCTACGCGCGCTGGGCGGGCCGCCGGCTGCCGACCGAGGCCGAGTGGGAGAAGGCCGCCGCGTGGGACCCCGAGGCCGCGCGGTCGCGCCGCTACCCGTGGGGCGACGCCTACGAGGAGGGCCGGGCGAACCTCGGCCAGCGGGCGCTGCGGCCGTCGCGGGCGGGCGCCTACGCCGAGGGCGCGTCGGCGTACGGGGCGCGGCGGATGGTCGGCGACGTCTGGGAGTGGACGTCCTCGGACTTCCACGGCTACCCCGGCTTCCGGACGTTCCCGTACAAGGAGTACTCGGAGGTGTTCTTCGGCCCCGAGTACAAGGTGCTGCGCGGCGGGTCGTGGGCGACGCACCCGGTGGCCGTCCGGACGACGTTCCGGAACTGGGACTACCCGATCCGCCGCCAGATCTTCACCGGCTTCCGCACGGCGCGGGACGCCCGCTGA